From the genome of Malus domestica chromosome 04, GDT2T_hap1, one region includes:
- the LOC103444024 gene encoding uncharacterized protein, translating to MASGWVKSLQCKSRAFEDVYHPNPKNLMNSASCRKSVQNIKDVIDTTKSRKPKPLPPPGPPPKRSKPKRLGRPTKPERISSPTHQLRTRQPRPHDPFLPSLTELPEGHPSRNVVEIIFHTSWGPKAFSGRIEMIFKVQNGSKTVARFEEHREVVKARSRAGSNGGAQCEEENARCVADGNEVMRFHCLGPASSGVGVYDACSGVWGFHGGKGKAICTFSGSGVAHESAGAGGARGRRAMMVCRVVAGRVSKELELDSLLDGRVGFDSMSGGNGELLVFDSRAVLPCFLIIYKL from the coding sequence ATGGCGAGCGGGTGGGTGAAGTCGCTGCAATGCAAGTCGAGAGCCTTCGAAGACGTTTACCATCCGAACCCCAAAAATCTGATGAACAGCGCGAGTTGCAGGAAGAGCGTTCAAAACATCAAGGACGTCATCGACACCACAAAATCCAGAAAACCGAAGCCCTTGCCGCCGCCGGGTCCGCCGCCCAAGCGGTCCAAACCCAAACGCCTAGGGCGACCCACAAAACCCGAACGCATATCGAGCCCAACCCATCAACTCCGAACCCGGCAACCGCGACCCCATGATCCGTTTTTACCGTCCTTGACGGAGCTCCCGGAGGGCCACCCGTCGCGCAATGTCGTCGAGATTATCTTCCACACCAGCTGGGGCCCCAAGGCGTTTTCTGGACGGATCGAGATGATTTTTAAGGTCCAGAACGGGTCCAAGACCGTGGCCCGGTTTGAGGAGCACAGGGAGGTCGTGAAGGCGCGGTCCCGGGCCGGGTCCAACGGCGGGGCACAGTGCGAGGAGGAGAATGCCCGCTGCGTGGCGGACGGAAACGAGGTGATGCGGTTCCACTGCCTCGGGCCCGCCAGCTCCGGCGTCGGGGTGTACGACGCGTGCAGCGGTGTGTGGGGGTTTCACGGCGGAAAGGGTAAAGCGATTTGTACGTTTTCCGGTAGCGGCGTGGCCCACGAGAGCGCGGGTGCGGGTGGGGCCAGGGGCCGGAGAGCGATGATGGTTTGTCGGGTCGTGGCGGGTCGGGTTTCGAAGGAGCTGGAGCTTGATTCGTTGTTGGATGGCCGGGTCGGGTTCGACTCGATGAGCGGAGGCAACGGCGAGTTGCTGGTGTTTGATTCACGCGCCGTGTTGCCGTGCTTTCTTATCATCTATAAACTGTAA